GTTGCCTGAATGGTCTGAAAGAGACCTACATCGCTCTGGGAGTTCCCACCCAGTCTGCAGCACGTGCCGTGGCCATCATGAAGGCTTCAGCAACTGCTCTCATCGGCGAAACCAACTCTCCTGCCTCTGGCGGCAAGCGTTTCCGCAAGATGGAGACCACACAAGGCGACTGCTCAGCTCTTGTTGCTGAAGCTGGTTCCTATTTCGATCGCGTGATCGGCGCCGTCTCCTGAACGGCTTCTCGCTTTCTTTTCAGACACTCTCCCTCTTAAAGGAACCCATCAATGAAGTCCGTCGTTACCACAGTTGTGACTGCTGCAGACGCAGCAGGTCGCTTCCCTTCCCAGAACGATCTTGAAGCCGTTCAGGGCAACATCCAACGTGCCGCTGCTCGCCTTGAAGCTGCTGAAAAGCTGGCTGCTGGTCTAGATGCCGTTACTCGTGAAGCCGGTGATGCCTGCTTCAACAAGTACGCCTATCTGAAGCAGCCTGGTGAGGCTGGTGATAGCCAGGTCAAGGTTGACAAGTGCTACCGCGATCTGGGCCACTATCTGCGCCTGATCAACTACTGCCTCGTTGTTGGCGGCACTGGTCCTCTGGATGAGTGGGGAATTGCTGGTGCCCGTGAGGTGTACCGCTCACTAAGCCTTCCTACAGGCCCCTACGTTGAAGCACTCACCTACACCCGTGACCGTGCTTGTGCTCCTCGTGACATGAGCCCTCAGGCTCTCAACGAGTTCAAGTCCTACCTGGATTATGTGATCAACGCTCTCTCCTGAGCTTGTTTACAGCAACTAGCTGAATCGGGGGGTGCTCAGGCATCCCCCTTTTTCATGATTGTTTTTCTCAGGATTGTTGGAGTCGATCAATCGCAAGCTGTAAAACGTTGCGGACTACTGGGTCAGATTCGCTTTCGAGTTGTTTTTGAAGATTAGGAATACTTGAACTGCAGCCGAGCTTCATCAGTGATAAAGCAGTGTTTTTTCTGACCAAACTCTCCTGATCTGAGAGAGCAGAGGAGAGTAAAGGTAATGTCCATTCTGAATCCTCAAGATTTCCAAGCAGGATGACCGCTTCAGAACGAATTTCAGCGCACGAATCCAGAAGAGACTTTTGAAGCAGGTCTCGATCCTCTTGGGAGTTTAGGGATTGAATCTGACTTGCAAGGGCTGATATTGCTGCTTTTCGAACTCTGGCATTGTCTGAGGTCAATGCACCTTTGAGGGTTTCTGGGGCTCGATCACCAATGATCGTGAGTGCCCAATTCGCTAGGCCAATTTGCATTTCTGTGCTGTCGACATTTTCAACGATGCTCAGAATTGCTCCGATTGATTCCTTTCCCATGGATGCCATCGCTCCCATGGTTGAGCCTTGCACCACTGAATCTGTATCGGTCAGAAAAGTCGTCAGTAGATCTGGCAGGCTATTCCGATCAGCAATCAAAGTCAGAGTTTTAGCAGCTGCTCTTCTCACTGTGACCTGATCACTGCGTCGCATGGCCTGGCATAAAGCAGGAACAGCTGCTTTCCCAATCGATCCCAAGCCCTCGGAAATTTGACGGCGAAGCAGCCCTCGAGGATCCCCTAGCCCGGCTACCATGATCGCGATGGAGTCTGGATCAGCGTCAATCGGCAATCCTGCACTCAATTTTTCTTTGAGATGATTGGCAAGATCAAGGGCTTCTTCTTGACTCAACTGTGTTTCAGCGAAGTCATTCATTGAGCCCTCCATCACACTTGACTTTGACCATAGCCCAAACCATGACCGTTTTTATTGTCTCTCATAATCTTCAGATCACATCAGATAGTGTTCCTGCAATATCTGCTCAAGCGTTAGCTGATGGATTGAAGGGGCAATCAAATGCTTTTGATCATGCCGAAGCTTTAAGTCATCCGCATTGGCTGATTCGTTTAGAGTCTTCTTTATCACCTGAAGATATGGGCAAAGAGCTCGTTCAGGCATGGAAAAAATTTCGAATTTCTTCTTCTCACGGTTCCGAGCATCATTGGCTTGCTCTTGGAGGTCGTAAGGATTCTCCGGGATCAGCTGGTTCCCCACTGCAAGATGGATCTTGGGGAGTTGATGTCGTTGAATGTACCAATCCTGATCAATTTCTGCTTGGCATCAACTGGGAAGCACTGAAAAGTGGACGACCCAGCGATGCAGTCTTTGAAATCAAGGCCTAAATCGAGTTAGTCAGAGTTGTTCTA
This genomic window from Synechococcus sp. MIT S9220 contains:
- the cpeA gene encoding class 1 C-phycoerythrin subunit alpha, which gives rise to MKSVVTTVVTAADAAGRFPSQNDLEAVQGNIQRAAARLEAAEKLAAGLDAVTREAGDACFNKYAYLKQPGEAGDSQVKVDKCYRDLGHYLRLINYCLVVGGTGPLDEWGIAGAREVYRSLSLPTGPYVEALTYTRDRACAPRDMSPQALNEFKSYLDYVINALS
- a CDS encoding HEAT repeat domain-containing protein; its protein translation is MNDFAETQLSQEEALDLANHLKEKLSAGLPIDADPDSIAIMVAGLGDPRGLLRRQISEGLGSIGKAAVPALCQAMRRSDQVTVRRAAAKTLTLIADRNSLPDLLTTFLTDTDSVVQGSTMGAMASMGKESIGAILSIVENVDSTEMQIGLANWALTIIGDRAPETLKGALTSDNARVRKAAISALASQIQSLNSQEDRDLLQKSLLDSCAEIRSEAVILLGNLEDSEWTLPLLSSALSDQESLVRKNTALSLMKLGCSSSIPNLQKQLESESDPVVRNVLQLAIDRLQQS
- a CDS encoding DUF2656 family protein, which codes for MTVFIVSHNLQITSDSVPAISAQALADGLKGQSNAFDHAEALSHPHWLIRLESSLSPEDMGKELVQAWKKFRISSSHGSEHHWLALGGRKDSPGSAGSPLQDGSWGVDVVECTNPDQFLLGINWEALKSGRPSDAVFEIKA